The Urocitellus parryii isolate mUroPar1 chromosome 6, mUroPar1.hap1, whole genome shotgun sequence genome includes a window with the following:
- the Mafb gene encoding transcription factor MafB: MAAELSMGPELPTSPLAMEYVNDFDLLKFDVKKEPLGRAERPGRPCTRLQPAGSVSSTPLSTPCSSVPSSPSFSPTEQKTHLEDLYWMASNYQQMNPEALNLTPEDAVEALIGSHPVPQPLQSFDGFRGAHHHHHHHHPHPHHAYPGAGVAHDELGPHAHPHHHHHHQASPPPSSAASPAQQLPTSHPGPGPHAAAAATAAGGNGSVEDRFSDDQLVSMSVRELNRHLRGFTKDEVIRLKQKRRTLKNRGYAQSCRYKRVQQKHHLENEKTQLIQQVEQLKQEVSRLARERDAYKVKCEKLANSGFREAGSTSDSPSSPEFFL, from the coding sequence ATGGCCGCGGAGCTGAGCATGGGGCCAGAGCTGCCCACCAGCCCGCTGGCCATGGAGTACGTCAACGACTTCGACCTGCTCAAGTTCGACGTGAAGAAGGAGCCGCTGGGGCGTGCAGAGCGTCCGGGCCGGCCCTGCACGCGCCTGCAGCCCGCCGGTTCGGTGTCGTCCACACCACTCAGCACACCGTGTAGCTCGGTGCCCTCTTCACCCAGCTTCAGCCCCACCGAACAGAAGACCCACCTCGAGGACCTGTACTGGATGGCGAGCAACTACCAGCAGATGAACCCTGAGGCGCTCAACCTGACGCCCGAGGACGCGGTGGAGGCGCTCATCGGCTCGCACCCAGTGCCACAGCCGCTGCAGAGCTTCGACGGCTTCCGCGGcgctcaccaccaccaccatcaccaccaccctcacCCGCACCACGCGTACCCTGGCGCTGGAGTGGCCCACGATGAGCTGGGCCCGCACGCTCACCcgcaccatcaccaccatcaccaagcGTCGCCGCCGCCGTCCAGCGCAGCCAGCCCAGCGCAACAGCTGCCCACCAGCCACCCCGGGCCGGGTCCCCACGCGGCGGCCGCGGCGACGGCGGCGGGAGGCAACGGTAGCGTGGAGGACCGCTTCTCCGACGACCAGCTAGTGTCCATGTCGGTGCGTGAGCTGAATCGCCACCTGCGGGGCTTCACCAAGGACGAGGTGATCCGCCTGAAGCAGAAGCGGCGGACCCTGAAGAACCGGGGCTACGCCCAGTCGTGCAGGTATAAACGCGTCCAGCAGAAACACCACCTGGAGAATGAGAAGACCCAGCTCATTCAGCAGGTGGAGCAGCTTAAGCAAGAGGTGTCCCGGCTGGCCCGCGAGAGAGACGCCTACAAGGTCAAGTGCGAGAAACTCGCCAACTCCGGCTTCagggaggcgggctccaccagcGACAGCCCCTCCTCTCCCGAGTTCTTTCTGTGA